A stretch of Shewanella dokdonensis DNA encodes these proteins:
- a CDS encoding ogr/Delta-like zinc finger family protein codes for MSKGNGNGMYCPNCGGRAHLRRTKQMSDCTRERLYVCSNIEGEKPCGMSFVAIEEVQRMVVPPAIKTPGKVTLPMSHCAQRLYGNKDASASI; via the coding sequence ATGAGCAAAGGTAACGGAAATGGTATGTACTGTCCTAACTGTGGGGGCCGGGCTCACTTGCGCCGAACTAAACAAATGAGTGACTGTACTCGTGAACGTTTGTACGTGTGCAGCAATATCGAAGGTGAAAAACCTTGTGGTATGTCGTTTGTTGCAATTGAAGAAGTGCAACGAATGGTAGTGCCACCGGCCATAAAAACCCCTGGCAAAGTAACACTACCTATGAGCCACTGCGCACAGCGGCTATATGGGAACAAAGACGCTTCCGCCTCAATTTAA
- a CDS encoding contractile injection system protein, VgrG/Pvc8 family, protein MDKGRYTIDEISHSGPPDVLTLRGNAANLRGSLQKLQEQSWHGVTVQTLVDTIANRHTLKAVVTQALASELIDHIDQASESDAGFLTRLAQQFDAIATVKADNLLFIKAGQAQSGSGQALPVSTITRSSGDRHSFNVADRESYSGVIAYWQDTRGAKRQSLTAKRQSAKNDKQVLIGDDDNVKILRHIYASKENAKRAARAEWDKLQRGVARLQLTLAKGDPALFPECPVTVSGFKQEIDQLGWLLVNVRHEVRDSGYTSQLEFEVRNNLSNDSKNNSN, encoded by the coding sequence GTGGATAAAGGCCGCTACACCATTGATGAAATCAGCCACAGCGGTCCCCCGGATGTGCTTACCCTACGCGGCAATGCCGCCAATCTGCGTGGCAGTCTACAAAAATTGCAGGAGCAAAGCTGGCATGGTGTCACCGTGCAAACCCTGGTGGATACCATCGCCAACCGTCATACGCTCAAAGCGGTGGTGACCCAGGCTCTTGCCAGCGAACTGATCGACCACATTGACCAGGCCAGCGAATCCGATGCCGGCTTTCTCACCCGGCTGGCGCAGCAGTTTGATGCCATAGCTACTGTCAAAGCTGACAACCTGCTGTTTATCAAAGCCGGCCAGGCCCAAAGCGGCAGCGGGCAAGCGCTTCCGGTCAGCACCATTACCCGCAGCAGCGGCGACCGTCACAGCTTTAACGTGGCCGACCGCGAAAGCTATTCTGGGGTGATTGCCTACTGGCAGGACACCAGGGGCGCAAAACGCCAGAGCCTCACCGCAAAGCGACAATCAGCCAAGAATGACAAACAGGTACTGATTGGTGATGACGACAACGTAAAAATCCTGCGCCACATCTATGCCAGCAAAGAGAACGCCAAACGTGCCGCCCGGGCAGAATGGGACAAATTGCAGCGCGGTGTGGCGCGTCTGCAGTTAACGCTGGCAAAAGGGGATCCGGCGCTGTTTCCCGAATGTCCAGTGACGGTATCAGGCTTCAAGCAGGAGATTGACCAGCTCGGCTGGCTACTGGTCAATGTGCGGCATGAGGTCAGAGACTCAGGTTATACGAGTCAGTTGGAGTTTGAGGTAAGAAACAACTTATCAAATGACAGTAAAAACAATTCAAATTGA
- a CDS encoding phage tail protein, which yields MMMTLGYFVFSRKTVPFQSTEQTMLWRHPSNARVNARPVSQFLGPGDETLTLSGVLVPEITGNDLTLGLLVKMADKGAPYPLIDGTGKVYGHYVIEKISRSRSAFFDDGAPRKIEFSIELKRVDEQDLPGLLQLTSSINLLRDLRNL from the coding sequence ATGATGATGACCCTGGGGTATTTTGTGTTTAGCCGTAAAACCGTGCCGTTTCAGAGCACCGAGCAGACCATGCTGTGGCGCCACCCCAGCAATGCCCGAGTCAATGCGAGACCAGTCAGCCAGTTCCTGGGACCCGGCGATGAAACCCTGACCCTCAGCGGGGTACTGGTACCGGAAATTACCGGCAATGACCTCACGCTGGGACTACTGGTGAAGATGGCCGACAAAGGCGCGCCCTACCCGCTGATTGATGGCACCGGCAAGGTCTATGGTCATTACGTCATTGAGAAAATCAGTCGCAGCCGTAGCGCCTTTTTTGATGATGGCGCACCGCGCAAGATTGAGTTTTCCATTGAGTTAAAACGGGTGGACGAGCAGGACCTGCCCGGTCTGCTACAACTGACCAGCAGCATTAACCTGCTGCGCGATTTGAGGAACCTGTAA